The Castanea sativa cultivar Marrone di Chiusa Pesio chromosome 11, ASM4071231v1 genome contains a region encoding:
- the LOC142615221 gene encoding alkylated DNA repair protein ALKBH6 homolog gives MEAKEGLNGFKVGILPTLIYIPDFISESEQTMLLNNVYGAPVSKWKSLKNRRLQNWGGVVHEKGLLPQELPPWLTKITEKIYEESGLFPSAINHVLINEYLPNQGIMPHQDGPAYFPVVAILSLGSSAVMDFTPHSRLRSCTNNVEDTNSDGRTSDIGKDKFLGDDHSFSIVLMPRSLLIFKDEAYSDYLHGIKDSEVQEYDGAVNEIEALKHSVQDQQQFGSDVGSEEMRTQEFKTIHRNTNRISLTCRSVLKVHKKLFKF, from the exons ATGGAAGCAAAAGAGGGATTGAACGGCTTCAAAGTTGGGATACTGCCCACCTTAATATACATTCCTGACTTCATATCTGAAAGTGAACAAACCATGCTCctaaataat GTTTATGGAGCCCCTGTATCAAAGTGGAAATCTTTGAAGAATAGGAGACTACAGAATTGGG GCGGTGTTGTCCATGAAAAGGGTCTTCTACCGCAAGAAT TGCCCCCGTGGCTAACAAAGATTACAGAAAAGATATATGAAGAATCAGGGCTATTCCCCTCAGCAATTAATCATGTTCTTATCAACGAATACCTTCCTAACCAAGGCATAATG CCACACCAGGATGGGCCTGCTTATTTTCCAGTTGTAGCAATTCTGTCACTTGGATCATCTGCTGTTATGGACTTTACTCCCCATTCAAGATTGAGATCTTGCACAAACAATGTCGAGGATACTAATTCTGATGGTAGAACTTCTGACATTGGAAAAGATAAATTCTTAGGTGATGACCACTCTTTTTCGATTGTATTGATGCCTCGCAGTTTATTGATATTCAAGGACGAGGCATACTCAG ATTACCTGCATGGAATAAAAGATAGTGAAGTGCAAGAATACGACGGG GCTGTAAATGAGATTGAAGCCCTGAAACATTCTGTTCAAGATCAGCAACAATTTGGTTCAGACGTAGGTAGTGAAGAAATGAGAACTCAAGAATTTAAGACCATCCATAGAAATACTAACAGAATTTCATTGACATGTCGATCAGTATTGAAGGTACACAAAAAGTTGtttaagttttag